Proteins encoded within one genomic window of uncultured Desulfobacter sp.:
- the cas6 gene encoding CRISPR-associated endoribonuclease Cas6 codes for MRIKITATTDRPASFPFNYQYPLQAAIYALIRESSSDYSTFLHEQGYIKDGIDRVFKFFTFSKLKFSPKLRGKTGFDNVRQIEFIFSTIVEESLRHMILGIFSDREMHLRINAKGLKLTIVNVDVLEDLVFSGKEKFICLSPIAVSTMIENDKGRKVPHFLNYTVPRERDRFAENIKKNLVNKYETLHNAPYDKREHPFSFHFDPAYIAKKNGTISKLISFKNDIKIKAMEAPFTVEADPDLIKIGYECGWGEKNSAGFGCTEQIRR; via the coding sequence GTGCGTATCAAAATAACTGCCACAACAGACCGGCCGGCATCCTTTCCCTTTAATTACCAATATCCGCTTCAGGCTGCCATTTACGCGCTGATCCGGGAATCTTCATCGGATTATTCAACATTTCTTCACGAGCAGGGGTATATTAAGGACGGCATTGACCGGGTATTTAAATTTTTCACTTTTTCAAAGCTTAAATTCAGCCCTAAACTGAGGGGAAAAACCGGATTTGACAATGTCCGCCAGATTGAATTCATTTTTTCCACCATTGTGGAAGAAAGCCTACGCCATATGATTTTAGGTATCTTTTCCGACCGGGAAATGCATCTTAGGATAAACGCCAAGGGGCTTAAGTTGACCATTGTCAATGTGGATGTCCTGGAAGACCTTGTGTTTTCAGGCAAAGAAAAATTCATCTGCCTTTCACCCATTGCCGTGTCAACCATGATTGAAAACGATAAGGGCAGAAAGGTGCCCCATTTCCTCAATTATACGGTCCCCAGGGAAAGGGACCGGTTTGCTGAAAACATAAAAAAGAACCTGGTCAACAAATATGAGACCCTTCATAACGCCCCGTATGATAAAAGGGAACATCCTTTCTCTTTCCATTTTGACCCGGCTTATATTGCAAAGAAGAACGGGACCATCTCCAAACTGATCAGTTTTAAAAACGACATCAAAATCAAGGCCATGGAAGCCCCTTTTACCGTGGAAGCCGATCCGGACCTGATTAAGATCGGGTATGAATGCGGATGGGGAGAAAAAAACAGCGCCGGATTCGGCTGCACTGAACAAATAAGAAGATAG